The genomic region CCTCTTTTTGCCATGATCACAATTTCCTTACTTTTCGCGATTTACTCTAAGACCCATACTGCGAGCCGTTCCTGCAACCATTTCCGCACCAGCTTCGATGTCAAACGCATTTAAGTCTTCCATCTTTTCTTGTGCAATGTCTTTGCATTGGCTCCAGGTTACCGTACCTACTTTATTTCGGTTTGGTTCACCTGATCCGGACTTGATTTTCGCTGCTTTTTTAAGAAGAACGGGTGCTGGTGGTGTCTTTGTTTTAAATGTAAAAGACTTATCAGCATAAACCGTAATCTCAACAGGAACAACAGTTCCGGCCTTGTCCTGAGTCTTAGCGTTAAAGGCTTTACAAAACTCCATAATATTGATTCCTGCCTGACCGAGTGCCGGTCCTACAGGTGGCGCAGGGTTTGCCTGCCCCCCAACAATCTGGAGCTTCAGGATTTTATCAACTTTTTTAGCCATGGATTCTCAGGATCCTATAATTAATAACTTCTGTTTATTTGTGCGTAATAGCTAGTGTGCATCAACTAGGTTCTTTAGGTTGCGGATTCAACTTGATTAACATCAACTTCAACAGGAGTCTTACGGCCAAAAATACTAACCATAACTCTCAGCTTAAGTTTTTCAGGGTTTACTTCCTGAACGGTTCCGTCAAAATCTTTAAACGGACCGGATATCACTTTCACCAAGTCGCCTTCGCTATACGGAATTTCAATGTTCCGTAATTCATCTCCACTATCTTGCACTCGGCCAATGATGCGCTTGACTTCGTGTTCTTTTAATGGAGTTGGCACCGTTTCATTTTTTCCTACCTTCAAAAATCCAAGACAGGAAGGTGCACTTTGTATCAAATTATTTACTTCTTCATCATAATGAGTATTCAAAAGGATATAACCGGGGAAAAAATTCTTTTCCCGAGTACGCTTCTTGCCTGAACGAATCTCAACAACTGTTTCAGTGGGAATCAAAATCTCTTTGATTTTATCCTCTAAACCTTGTTCTTCTATTTCGCGCTCAAGAAACTCTTTAACCTTTTTTTCATGACTGGAAAAGCAGCGGACTACATACCAATCATGCGTTAGTTCTTTACTCATTATTAATTATAAATAGCTTCTAAGATTGTGCTGTACAA from Gracilimonas sp. harbors:
- the rplK gene encoding 50S ribosomal protein L11; this translates as MAKKVDKILKLQIVGGQANPAPPVGPALGQAGINIMEFCKAFNAKTQDKAGTVVPVEITVYADKSFTFKTKTPPAPVLLKKAAKIKSGSGEPNRNKVGTVTWSQCKDIAQEKMEDLNAFDIEAGAEMVAGTARSMGLRVNREK
- the nusG gene encoding transcription termination/antitermination protein NusG; this encodes MSKELTHDWYVVRCFSSHEKKVKEFLEREIEEQGLEDKIKEILIPTETVVEIRSGKKRTREKNFFPGYILLNTHYDEEVNNLIQSAPSCLGFLKVGKNETVPTPLKEHEVKRIIGRVQDSGDELRNIEIPYSEGDLVKVISGPFKDFDGTVQEVNPEKLKLRVMVSIFGRKTPVEVDVNQVESAT